The following are from one region of the Capsicum annuum cultivar UCD-10X-F1 chromosome 1, UCD10Xv1.1, whole genome shotgun sequence genome:
- the LOC107843610 gene encoding B3 domain-containing protein Os04g0386900, translating to MEQQLRNQLEMEKGYYNMKQPEIESSGIPEVDNGEYWPLSGKPYIDMVLTMSSVKPIYNLYLPKKITNELPSTGAPVVLTCGQKKWDMFYGGVKSNNKFSNEWRKFADDNDLKEGDALVFELSECSARKIHFRVQILRGDFPAELIPEDEEGANSKNPIVLG from the exons ATGGAACAACAACTCCGAAATCAATTAGAAATGGAG AAAGGTTACTACAACATGAAACAACCTGAGATTGAAAGTTCTGGAATCCCAGAAGTCGACAACGGTGAATACTGGCCACTTTCTGGGAAACCCTATATTGATATGGTTCTCACAATGTCAAGTGTTAAGCCCATTTACAATTTG TATTTACCCAAGAAAATTACGAATGAGCTTCCTTCTACTGGAGCCCCTGTGGTCCTTACTTGTGGTCAAAAGAAGTGGGATATGTTTTACGGTGGAGTCAAATCTAATAACAAATTCAGCAATGAGTGGAGAAAATTTGCGGATGATAATGATCTGAAGGAGGGGGATGCACTTGTGTTTGAACTTTCTGAATGCAGTGCTCGCAAAATCCATTTCAGGGTTCAGATTCTCAGGGGTGATTTCCCAGCTGAATTGATTCCTGAAGATGAGGAGGGTGCAAACAGTAAGAATCCAATAGTACTTGGTTAA